A region of the Ranitomeya imitator isolate aRanImi1 chromosome 5, aRanImi1.pri, whole genome shotgun sequence genome:
TCATTTCAAAATCATTGCCATTGCCGCTACTGTGCTGTGAGCCTTCATCCTCTCGCCTGTCACTGTCTGTGTCTGACTGCCTTTCTGGGCCGGAGCCTTCTGTGCCCGATCCCTCTGCTGCCTCCGCGACCTTACTCTCCTCTGCCTCCTTCTTCTCGCTGTCAGATCTATCTTCGCTATCAGATTTTACCGGCTTTTTGGactcttgtttttcatctttcctCTGTTCAGCCTTTGGTCCCTTGTACTCGTGGGTGTAAAGTGGTCGGAAGGAGTCGATGAAGCCAACGTCAGCAGTCAGGTTAGGCAAGAACCAGAAGTGGTGCCTTCCTCCAGTCAAGAGCCAAATGATAAGGAATAAAATGCACCGAGCTGGAAGTGAAACATTAACAGGATGAAGATATGTGCAGATGACATACAAACAGAAAGCATACAATCAGTGATAGAAGACTGACGTCATATCTCATTCCCAAATAGAACAACAAAGCAGAAAAGATATGGTCACCTTAGAGGGCTTTTTTCCCTTGAATGCATTTTGTACTAAATATTATTTTTCAATTGTGTTTTGTTATAAATTTGAACTGACGGCTTTTACGGGGCTGTTGGCTTCCCTGcttattgctggctgcagagtGAGTGAACTACGAATCCCTCAGCTCGTTCTGACAACCCCCCTGTTGACAGAGCGAGGCTACTGGTGTCaagctgactgacagccggctttcCCAAATAGGCAATGgacagccagctgtcagtcagcatgacaccagtagtcccacaTGGTCATCAGGAAGACAAACTGCCGCTCTGTTAACGTGACGTCAGCGGAAGTCTATTCATGGAGAACGGCGCCGGCCACAACAAGCAGGTagatagcaactacctgcctgttaatgCTTaggcaaatttatttattttttttaagttccaGATGTCCCCTTTAAAGTGTAACTGCCCTTTCAGAAAACTTTTGACATGTATATTAGTAATAGTGGAGTTAATGTATTGATTGGTCACAGTGTGCTGACGCACTGTCCAAGTCACTTAGCGTATCGGTGCACCTGTCCATTAATTTAACCTGTGAACCTGTCACCATTTTTTCTCATGTCTGAACTAAGACTAGCACCTTAATCAGAGtctgtgctgcattccataaagGGTTATATAACCCTCGGACTCCCCGCTATACCACCAAAAACCTTTTGAAACTCTTGTGCTCCATATATAACTCCTGCCAATTTGGTCTGGTAGGCGTCTATCCCTCGTCCTGGCTTCTGATAGCCATCCTGCTGCTGATTGACGTGGATGGCGCCTCTTGCGCAGAGACATGGCCGGCTtgtgcactttgctctgccctactgCTGGCAGAGCCTATAACATAGGGGTGCATGCCCCTATATTGTAGTACATATCGGGGTGGGGGTGGAGGGGGGGTGGGGGCGCGTTGGTGTGGCCCCCTCCAGGCCTCGGCATCTTTCTCCAGGCCTCAGCAAGTTTTTAACTATAAACTACACCTGATTTCCTTTCACATCCCCAGATCAGATGAAGCTTGGTCTGGCACATGGTGAGGTAGGACATTAGTGATAGGGACCATCCATATAAATAAGTACACCTTGACTTGGTAGGATATTTTTACGCTATTTGCTAAAAAATGTTAACTGTACTTTTCGTTTTTAACATTTAGAGTAATAGAGTTCATGTATTCATAATCACTGTGTGCTTATGCACAGACTGTCTATTGAGCCCATCATCAATCGTGGAGGGGAGCAGAGCTCAGCTTGAGGTTTCTACTCCTTCATTTTAGCAATCTGTTGAGGTCCCAGCACCCAGAACCCCTCAAACATGTGACATGCTTCtaaggttacgttcacatttgcgttgttgggcgcagcgtcggcgacacgacgcaaccaacaacgcatgtgcacaacgctgcgttttgcgacgcatgcgttgtcataagaaagcacagagcaggaatttcggcgcaggaaaaacgctacaagtacggtcctctgcgccctgtctgtgcggctatatgacgcatgcgtcgtaaaacgcagtgcaacgcataccggcgcatgtccatgcgccccccatgttcaagataggggcgcatgacgcatgcatcggtatgcgtcgacgacgctggccccaaggcgcaaatgtgaacgtagcccaagaCATGTGACAAGTTTTCTTTGACAGAGTTACATTTTTCATCCTAATGATGCTCCTATAGGAATTGGATgtcaatggctttttttttttttttttttactgtgattgGCTCTTTAGTTTCTGCCTCTGTGCTGTAAAGTCTAATATATTAAATAACAGGCTGGATGATCTACTGTATGTTATAAAATGTTAGTTTTAGAGTATATTCACACGTGGTGGCCGTGTGAGAGGCAACAACAGGAAGAGGACTTGGCTCCAACTATTGTGACCAGAGGAGTACACTGAGGACATCCAGTGGTTAACTGTGGTATTGCAGTACTATAGCAATACATTTTATTCAGAGAGACTTACCGACAGCAAGAAGCAAAATACTGGCCACAAAGCAACCTGCCCCCACACTGAGATAATAGACCCCAACACGCATTTCTGCTGGCCATAGAGGGAAGAGAGTGGCAGCGATCACAGCGATTACTGCAAAAAAAGGAGGAGATGCAGGTTACACAATTTTACAAGTGTAAAGAAAtgcaagagcgcaatagggtcttattcaGGTTAAAAGTGTGATGAATGAAAGGTAAACTGCTAAACTTGTCAGGTTGTGTGAAACAACAAATCCAGATGCAGCAGCTTCCATAGAACATCAATAAAGGTAACCGGATTGGAAGTGCATTTGTGCTGTCTGGAATTATGTCACGAGTTATAGAAGATAAAATTGCAGGTTTATTGTCGATGTGTATCAGAGTCCACAGACTCCTTCCTGTCAAATATGTAAATCGTATTATGTGGATGGTTCTTCCATCAATATTCAGCGTTTTATCTCCTCGCCCCCAGCATTGCGACTGAcaatcaagaccttcctggagtctAGACAACTCTGCCACAGATATGAGCACACATGCAGTAACACTTGGGGAACGTGGTTTCTGCACATGTTGATAGAAATGTCATTACACCCTGAAAGTGCTGCAAAAGACAGCTCCATCTTACTATAGTGCTATATTGCTTGTAGTGAGCATGTGCCAGAATTCAGCAATAGAGCAGTGAGGAGCATGGAGCTCGCCAATCTCACCAGGTGAGGAGATCGCGTGTACAGCATGGATTCGCTTGGCCTTCTAAATCCTAGCCGTGGAGACTAAATGTTCAGAAAGGATTATAGCAATTCTGGGGTAGATCTGTAAACCAAGTCCGCCATCTTCATCAGGGGCATTCAAGCCGTGTGAATAGTCACCCACAAAATGAACGTACAGCTCTGACTTACCAAGGATGAGTCCCATAGCAAACGTTTTAAAATGGACCGGATCATAGATCCACACATACACCTGCAAAGATGTCAAGAAACAAAGATTCCAACATGAGCAACAATGACATGAATGAAAGATCACCATGGAGGTGAGGGACTTGTACGTAACGTAACCTTTTTATCTTTGACATGTAAAGGACTGCAAATTGATTTATTAGTACACCACAATATCACAAGCCATGAGCCCAAATGCCAAACACCAACCCTAGTACCGAGAGAAAGATACCTGATACCTGGGAGAAGTGCTGCGCTCAGAGTACACTGCCTACATGCAGGTGCCACCAAACACATCAAGCTAGAGGTCATGCTTCTTAGCTCTTTTATGAAACCCAGTTCCTGGTTATgcctttacagggaatctgtcagtaggatcagccctcctaagccATTTGCACAGACATGTAGCCCATAGgaataatattaatatttatttctatatcaccaacatattccgcagcatacATTTTAGAtaagctgaataacatgatacctcGATATCTGCGGTGTCTTGTTCCAGAGAAACCCATGTTTTTCTTAGATGtaaattagctattgaacccgttctatgcccaggtGGCAAGCATTTTTATTGGCACATTTATACagcgtcttcaataaaatggcgccggagattgcggtatgcgcacACACTGACCCTGGTGCCATTTTACTGACGTAATGTACTAAAACGTCAACATAGCAGTGCGCACACGCCAGCCATAGGGATAATGGTGATGGCCGGCACATGTGCACTGCTATGATGACGTAGAATTCTTCATTAAAATCTTGCCGGAGTCCACGTGTGCCCATCCCACGATATCCgacgccattttgttgaagacactgtGTCTGTAAATTTGCATAGTGTCTTCTAGAAAATGGTGCAGTATATGCCAACTCCAGCGCCACAATGCGCAGGCGCCGCACATCCCGTCTTTGGACAGAAGGACGCATCCACTGTTATATATaagatgagctgttaagatctatgggccagacacagatcagcatgagaatctgcctccggagCTTATAGGAAATAATCGGGGGtattatcagtgtgagacatgttatGGCCGCTctgtgctctcctgatctcactgcagagcggtgtgtgattatacctgacacatctgcaggttcctctcagcttccatctcacagaccCACACtgctgcaatacagcagagctgcaaGCTGCTGCAAGGGTGCTCATAATGGGTCAGAGTTCAGTTCTCCTGTTCTTTTCATATATAatcatctctggaggcagattctcttggAGATCAATGTCcggcccatagcctggaagagctcAGTTACATATTAAGAATAATGTGgatctctgaaataagacatcagatcacagacatCACGGTATCctgttattcagctttctatgacctacatggcgatatagacggcttaggagggttaatccttctgacagtttccctttatacTAAGGAGATCACACATGGTTGAGTGTGGTTCTTTGGCCCTGGTCACTTGTCAGAAGCAGTGTAGGGGAAGTACTATACAGGGGGGACAACTTCTTTCCTGGCAAATGATACAAGGTGTGCTCCCTCCCTAATACTGAGCTGTACCACGTAAATACATGTACAGGATGATAGGGTTCAGAAGTGACACTACCCAAAACAACGTGTTCAACATGACATTTAGTTACTGCTTCATCAAACTTTGCAGTAATGGTAGATATCACAATGTAATTGTCAAACATTGCTTCCAAAGGGTCGGAATATCGTGACATCACCAAAGACATTTCTGACATGCCGATTGGGACTGGGCATAAGAACGTGATTGTCAGGGAGGAGTTTATCCTTGGTCAGGTATCTTACACTCACTGACTGGCAACATCTCTCTCAAGTGTACATAAGTTTATGGTGGGAAAATAATCCTTTGGGCTTTTTTTGTGGTGTCTAAGACAGAATGGAAAGCAATTCTTTTATCCATGTGCAATTCATACATTTCTTTATACCATGAAATAATCCAGAATTTCCTCCAACAGAGCACATACTGTAGTAGATCGCACCGATTTCCTGGAATTAACTTTCAGTCTCCTCACCCGTTGTCAGTCTGTCCATATGTCCAAAGACTCAACTTTCCTTCCCATCTTACCTCATTACCATCCAGGAAAACCTGATCTTCGTGCGGCTCAAGCTTAAACTTTCTCTTTGTTTCCTTTTTCTTGGGAGTTCCAGGAGTTTcgtcctaacaaaaataaaatatagaaTCATGTCTTCATTAAAAAACAAGACCTTTTGGATTTACCCCTTCCCAATGTGGCAGATTTTCATTTTTGagctttagtttttttttgtttcaaggATCACAACctttcttttatttttctgtcaattattttgaatgacactattcattttactGTGCCATGTGCGGGATAAAAAAAACATTCCGGCGTGGTGAATAAAAAAGAAAGAATTTGATTTTGCGGCTGTATTTTGGGCGTTGTGTCAAAAAAAGATTTTGCAACATGATtcttaagtgttgaaaaaaatctGACTTAGTGAGGAGGTGAGgtggaggaaaagaaaaaaaataaaattggtttGTTGTACAATTTTCGGAGACCCGTAACCTCTTGATTTTTCAGTTTACCATATGGATTAAATAGTTAGACTTTTGCAGATGTGATGATAccgaaatgtttatttttttaatgtcttACTTTTAAAGGGGTCAAAAGGGGTGATATTCAAATTATGTTCTTTTTTTGTTCCTTACGGGGACCTGACCCTGGAGGTAGTCCGATCACTTGTTGTATATACTGGGATACTGCAAGTATATAGCTAAAATCACTGCTTCCTATGATACCCAGACCGTTCAGATCAGCAGCCTGGAAATTGTCAATCTTCGCGAGCACACCACCCCCTGACAAATAAGATGGCTCACAAGAGCTAGTACAAACTGTTTCAGGAAAGAAGAATTCTTAGAATCACTGCTTGGTCCCCAAACAGCATCATGTCGGTATCACGTCCCCCACTTACACCAGGTGAGGTGCTGCCGACAAAGATTCTGATTATTTGGTGAATGAGCGTTTTGCTCCTGGCTTATCGGCGGCGTGGTAACACAAGCAAGATCAGAATCACAGAATTTGTGTAATGAGCCTTAAGACACTGGGAACATCACATGGTCTTACAATAAATGGTGGATGTTTTGGAATCAAAGAAAATATGAGGTAAAGAAATGCTTTTACATCCTTAGTTACAATTTATTATTATCCCCTTTTATTAATAGGGTAGAAAAGTAAGAGGCACCAGTCATTCACTTAAACATTACTTGACACATTGTGAGGGAAAAGCACTAATATTCCTGTAGCCGTGACTAACACAGGATTCCAGTACTATTACCTTTTTGCTTTCTTCCTTCTCAGCTTCCTTTTTCTTCTCTTTATCCTTCTTTGCTTTATCTTCCTTGGTTGTatcttttttgctctttttttcgtCATCCTTAGCAATGTCACTTTTGCCCTTCTCTTTCTCCTTCTTTGGGTCTTTCTCTGGCTTCATTTTCATGACTTTTAATGCACGGTGAAAGAATTGCTTCTTAAGAAGTCTAAGAAAAGAAAGACAATCATAAAAAGAATTCATGTAAATTACTGAAGTGGATACATGAGGACTAGACAACATGGACaatttcagtaactctacaagatTACATCACATCCTGTGCCAGTCCGGTATAAGGCCTAGAGGCCAGTGTGGAAATAACGAGATTTCAGATattgggtttaaccccttcataccACAGCCAATTTCTGGTTTGAGTTTCCGTTTTCTTATTTTTATGTCCACGtaaacatatgagggcttgttttttgtgggacaagttgtaaatTGGTGTATTCAAtttttcattttaccacatagcgtacacgaaaacgggaaaaaaaattcctagtgctgggaaagtttgaaaaaaaaatccaacaaaacacgattctgaaattgttttttgggAACTGTTTTTACAGAGTACACTTTGTGTTAAAAATGACCATGCAACACGATTCTCCTTATCAATACGACtgcagcgataccaaacatgtctaggtttttttgtattattattttagtggtcaaaaaacaaaatcagaaggtttttttgttaaatatttaggggttgtgtcgccattttccaagacccgttacatttttatttttcggtTGATGGAGTAGTGTGATGGCTTACTTTTTTTGCGGGGCAAGACAACATTTTTATCGGTACCATTTTAGGATAGATGtggctttttgatcgcttgttacaacATTTTTTCTGGAATTGCGGAAACCAAGAAAAACAATCATTGGGTTCTTGAATTTTTTCTGTTTATGGTGTTTACCAATCAGGTTAATGGATTTTATATTATATTCTGAAaccacatgtatttttttttatttttatatatttttttaatatttaatttcAATGGAGGAAAAAGAAAGGTGATTAGAGCTTTTAGCTTTTTTCtcttcttcatttttttttcttttactattcTTCTTAGCCTTTTTAGGGGACTTGAAAATGCAATGTATGTAGTCAAAATAAGTCTCATAAGAAGCATGGCTACAGGCAGGATTTCAAAGGAGTTCCATAATGGCAGGCACAGAGGTCATCAGCTGACCCCCGGCTGTTAAAACAAACCATCAATGACCCTCGATCATGTCACAGGCGTGCCAATGGGTGAAGTCAATGACAGGCAGGCATGTCAgctcctgttaaatgctgctgtcagagaggaACAGCAGGATTTAACAAGTTAACAATCGCATGTGGAGCACCGCTTTGTGGTAATAATTTTGTAATACTTTTACCTAACaaagtgattctgagatttttttttcatgacaaattgtacattatattatgattttttttgttgGTGGTTAAAACTCTCAAAATGTATACAAAATTTGGAAAAATCTGCAATTTCAAAAAGTTTACATTTTTCTGCCTGTAAGACTCATACCAAAATATTTAATAATAGTTGCTACAAGTCTACATTAAAGGCCCGAGTTTCAcagtccatgtacaaaactgatttcTTGACCAGCGATGGGTCTATTATCCAGAACTAaacagcctaaggcctctttcagatgtcAGTATGTCTGGTACGTGTGAtgtcagttttcacatgtaccagagacacacATGTAGACCCAGTCAAGTGaacgggtctgtgcacatgtcagagtgtttccacagaccgtgtgtccatgggcaaaatatgctgacatgtAGGTTTTTTTTAACAGAACGTTCCGCACATGTGCATGCTGATAACCCACGGATGACGTGCGTCATCAGTACCACACGTACCGGTGCCTGGGAAGCAGTGGTACTGTTTGCGCTGTTCCCCTGCGCTGGGTGCTGAAGACCACTCTTATTCTCCCCTGCTCCCGCTGCGATCAGCGCTAGCAGGGaagaatgttgagagttatattcaactgataacaacgAAAGTAGGTGGTGGCggttgggactactactcccatcaacctacacctgctgccactaataaacaGTGAGaccaggcagcggctgatgggagtattcatcagccactgcctgcactacaaataaattaaaaaatggtgtgggttcctctgtattttttatAATCAGCCaggaaaaactgacagctgtggactATCAGCTTCAACAATGCTGGTTATTAaggatagaggggtccccatgctgttttttaaattatttaactatattttttttttaaaaaagtgcgtggggtccccctcatttttgtcaaccagccaagctaaagctgactgctgggggcaggtattctcaggctggtaagttgCCATCGATTTTGGCAccactagcctaaaaatagcagctcgctgTCGCCCAGGAAAGGAACATCTATTAGACGCACCAATTCTGGCGTttttcccggctcttcccacttgccctgtggcgatggcaaatggggttcatatttgtggcattgatgtcacctttgtattgtctggtgacttcAATTCCacggcttaataatggagaggcatctacaagacgcctctccattactaatcctatagttgtattgtaattaAACACACAAAaggtataaagtcttttatttgaaataaaaactttacttttttatttaaaaataaacacagcTATACCCAGCTGACACTCATTcgattgaatccctcgtctcctgtaacaaaacaaaaataaaaaacaaccatatctctcacctgtccgTGTTTCTATACCACAGTAATCCAGGTCtgtggataaatagttttcaacctggacggtgccaagatgcaaccttcCAGACTGAGAACCACTAATGAGCTGCTGCGATTGCAGAATCAGTGAATAACGGTGACTTCACTCGTTTCTCAAccaagcgctgagcccacatcaaagccgcaacatgtcagctgttttgtacagctgacatgtgcgtgtaatagaggcgagtggaatcgcgatccacccggtgctattaactagttaaacacCGCTgtgaaatgctgacagcggcatttaactagcgcttccggccggaaatgagcgcatcgccgaccccgtcacgtgatcgggagtCAGctatgtgtcggcatgacaaccagagatctccttgagacctctatggttgttgatgccagattgctgtgagcgccaccctgtggtcggcactcatagcaatgcaggaattcagctacatagaagcgacctgagcttcgctcctatatagcagagccaatccagttgtgccagcttctagcctctcatggaggctattgaagcatggcaaaagttaaaaaaaatgttttaaaaaaatatgaaaaaaaaatatataaaaaagtttaaatcaccctctttcgtcccattcaaaataaaacatacacatatttggtatcacagcgttcagaattgcccgatcaataaaa
Encoded here:
- the SEC62 gene encoding translocation protein SEC62, with translation MAERRRHKKRIQEVGEPTKDEKAIAKYLRFNCPSKSTNMMGHRVDYFVASKAVDCLLDSKWAKAKKGEEALFTNRESVVDFCNKLLKKQFFHRALKVMKMKPEKDPKKEKEKGKSDIAKDDEKKSKKDTTKEDKAKKDKEKKKEAEKEESKKDETPGTPKKKETKRKFKLEPHEDQVFLDGNEVYVWIYDPVHFKTFAMGLILVIAVIAATLFPLWPAEMRVGVYYLSVGAGCFVASILLLAVARCILFLIIWLLTGGRHHFWFLPNLTADVGFIDSFRPLYTHEYKGPKAEQRKDEKQESKKPVKSDSEDRSDSEKKEAEESKVAEAAEGSGTEGSGPERQSDTDSDRREDEGSQHSSGNGNDFEMITKEELEQQTDEGDCEEEDQEAETEPLCGTS